The following proteins are encoded in a genomic region of Bradyrhizobium sp. SK17:
- a CDS encoding CreA family protein → MLLASTLVVGQAGPAAAADEPDLIFRRSTVFKWVSPNDKLATYGVDDPEIEGVACHFTVPERGGFKGWLGLAEEVSDISLACRQIGPIRFKGKLGQGDDMFSKRRSLFFKKMQIVRGCDAKRNVLVYMVYSDKLIEGSPKNSTSSVPIMPWGAADAAAVQKCGEFIQ, encoded by the coding sequence ATGTTGCTGGCCTCGACGTTGGTCGTGGGGCAGGCGGGCCCCGCAGCCGCGGCTGACGAGCCCGACCTGATCTTCCGCCGCTCGACCGTGTTCAAATGGGTGAGCCCCAACGACAAGCTCGCCACCTACGGGGTCGACGACCCCGAGATCGAAGGCGTCGCCTGTCACTTCACGGTGCCGGAGAGGGGTGGCTTCAAGGGCTGGCTCGGCCTCGCCGAGGAAGTCTCTGACATCTCGCTGGCTTGCCGGCAGATCGGACCGATCCGCTTCAAGGGCAAGCTCGGCCAGGGCGACGACATGTTCAGCAAGCGGCGCTCGCTGTTCTTCAAGAAAATGCAGATCGTGCGCGGCTGCGACGCCAAGCGCAACGTGCTGGTCTACATGGTCTATTCGGACAAGCTGATCGAGGGCTCGCCGAAGAACTCAACATCGTCGGTGCCGATCATGCCATGGGGCGCGGCCGATGCTGCCGCCGTACAGAAGTGTGGTGAGTTCATTCAATAG